A single Amphiprion ocellaris isolate individual 3 ecotype Okinawa chromosome 15, ASM2253959v1, whole genome shotgun sequence DNA region contains:
- the si:dkey-284p5.3 gene encoding testis-specific gene A8 protein, translating into MGCSTSSQTSAVDTTRPSAKPEESNGASTTGTANENGKVAEDSETIPDQTPADGGDAKPKEEPAAAATSADSTNANPPAAAAAAAAVESQPADASPAAETAAAAETAAAAETAAAAETAAPAETAAAPEETAAAPAADSTAETAASSSEAAGAAPEQDKGEATATDSEPKTEEAPAPSE; encoded by the exons ATGGGATGCTCCACAAGTTCCCAAACTTCAGCGGTAGATACGACTCGACCCAGTGCTAAGCCCGAGGAGAGCAACGGAGCCAGCACTACAG GGACGGCCAATGAGAATGGCAAAGTAGCTGAAGACAGTGAAACTATTCCAGACCAGACACCTGCTGACGGCGGCGATGCTAAACCTAAAGAGGagcctgcagcagctgccaCATCTGCAGACAGCACCAATGCaaatccaccagcagcagcagcagcagcagcagcagtggagtcTCAGCCTGCAGATGCCAGtccagctgcagaaacagcagcagcagcagaaacagcagcagcagcagaaacagcagcagcagcagaaacagcagcaccagcagaaacagcagcagcacctgaggaaacagcagcagcaccagcagcagacAGCACTGCTGAGACAGCAGCGAGCTCCTCAGAGGCTGCCGGTGCAGCTCCAGAGCAAG ATAAAGGAGAGGCCACAGCAACTGATTCAGAGCCCAAAACAGAGGAAGCACCAG ctCCCAGCGAGTGA
- the rpl30 gene encoding 60S ribosomal protein L30 — MVAAKKTKKSMESINSRLQLVMKSGKYVLGYKQSQKMIRQGKAKLVILANNCPALRKSEIEYYAMLAKTGVHHYSGNNIELGTACGKYYRVCTLAIIDPGDSDIIRSMPDQQQPPQ; from the exons ATGGTGGCCGCAAAGAAGACG AAAAAGTCCATGGAGTCCATCAACTCCCGGCTCCAGCTGGTGATGAAAAGTGGAAAATACGTCCTGGGCTACAAGCAGTCCCAGAAGATGATCCGTCAGGGAAAAGCCAAGCTGGTTATCCTGGCCAACAACTGCCCAGCTCTCAG GAAATCTGAGATTGAATACTATGCTATGCTGGCCAAGACCGGTGTCCACCACTACAGTGGAAACAACATTGAGCTGGGCACAGCCTGTGGTAAATACTACAGGGTGTGCACACTGGCTATCATTGACCCTG GCGATTCTGACATCATCAGGAGCATGCCGGATCAGCAGCAGCCGCCCCAGTAG